One window of Pseudomonas urmiensis genomic DNA carries:
- a CDS encoding carbon-nitrogen hydrolase family protein, with amino-acid sequence MRKLLASALALVMIAALCGYGFWTLQRPEGHYLSDLRIELALNQGVPGEHGNLLGVEPQLNPSDYQNLQRLHRKLSAYLQQARGQGLINSRTVVVLPEHIGTWLWARGEKNQLYQVTQQREAVQWLELSNPLRYGLAMLWATGDDRRADAHLRMKAGQMAADYQALFGGLAKEFGVTLVAGSIVLPAPYVEKGVLYAGNGPLFNSSLVFGSNGTVLGQPQLQQFPDSEVRRYIHDGRKHPLQVIQTPAGRLGVLVGSDSWYPENYRQLAGQSVQLIANPVFLSGKGSWSAPWRGNRHQDAAADLPVQRGEVSEQTAWQQLTLAANAGITSMSVFLRGQFWELGGDGQGFANHAGEQLAGSQHPGARLLNLWL; translated from the coding sequence ATGCGCAAACTCCTGGCAAGCGCCCTGGCGCTGGTGATGATCGCCGCCCTGTGTGGCTATGGTTTCTGGACCCTGCAGCGTCCGGAAGGCCACTACCTCTCCGATTTGCGCATCGAACTGGCGCTCAACCAGGGCGTGCCGGGCGAACACGGCAACCTGCTGGGCGTCGAGCCGCAGCTCAACCCCAGTGATTACCAGAACCTGCAACGCCTGCACCGCAAGCTGTCGGCCTATCTGCAGCAGGCGCGCGGCCAAGGCTTGATCAATTCGCGCACAGTGGTCGTGTTGCCAGAACACATCGGCACCTGGTTGTGGGCGCGCGGCGAAAAAAACCAGCTGTACCAGGTCACCCAGCAGCGCGAGGCAGTGCAGTGGCTGGAGTTGAGCAACCCGCTGCGCTATGGCTTGGCCATGCTCTGGGCCACCGGCGATGATCGCCGCGCCGACGCCCATCTACGGATGAAGGCCGGGCAAATGGCCGCCGACTACCAGGCCCTGTTTGGCGGCCTGGCCAAGGAGTTCGGCGTCACCCTGGTGGCGGGCTCGATCGTGTTGCCGGCCCCTTACGTGGAAAAAGGTGTGCTGTACGCAGGCAACGGCCCGCTGTTCAACAGCAGCCTGGTGTTCGGCAGCAATGGCACCGTGCTCGGTCAGCCACAACTGCAGCAATTCCCCGACAGCGAGGTGCGCCGCTACATTCATGACGGTCGCAAGCACCCCCTGCAAGTGATTCAGACCCCCGCAGGCCGGCTTGGCGTGCTGGTGGGCAGCGACAGTTGGTACCCAGAAAACTACCGCCAGCTGGCTGGGCAGTCGGTGCAGTTGATCGCCAATCCGGTGTTTCTCAGCGGCAAGGGCAGCTGGAGTGCACCTTGGCGCGGTAACCGCCATCAGGATGCTGCCGCCGACCTGCCGGTGCAGCGCGGCGAGGTCAGCGAGCAGACGGCCTGGCAGCAACTGACCTTGGCCGCCAACGCTGGCATCACCAGCATGAGCGTATTCCTGCGCGGCCAGTTCTGGGAGCTGGGCGGCGATGGCCAAGGTTTTGCCAACCATGCTGGCGAGCAGCTGGCCGGCAGCCAGCACCCTGGTGCGCGCTTGCTCAACCTGTGGTTGTGA
- a CDS encoding SDR family oxidoreductase — translation MIDWKGGEPGHNGRVALVTGAARGIGLGIAAWLICEGWQVVLSDLDRPRGAKVAKALGDNAWFITMDVADEAQVSAGVSEVLGQFGRLDALVCNAAIANPHNHTLESLSLAQWNRVLAVNLNGPMLLAKHCAPYLRAHGGAIVNLTSTRARQSEPDTEAYAASKGGLLALTHALAMSLGPEIRVNAVSPGWIDARDPAQRRAEPLSDADHAQHPAGRVGTVEDVAALVAWLLSRQAGFVTGQEFVVDGGMSRKMIYT, via the coding sequence GTGATCGACTGGAAGGGCGGCGAACCGGGCCATAACGGTCGGGTAGCCCTGGTTACCGGTGCCGCACGCGGCATCGGCCTGGGCATCGCTGCCTGGCTGATCTGCGAAGGTTGGCAGGTGGTACTCAGCGACCTTGACCGGCCGCGCGGCGCCAAGGTGGCCAAGGCACTTGGCGACAATGCCTGGTTCATCACCATGGATGTCGCCGACGAAGCCCAGGTCAGTGCCGGGGTCTCCGAGGTGCTTGGGCAGTTTGGTCGATTGGACGCGTTGGTGTGCAACGCGGCCATTGCCAACCCGCACAACCACACCCTCGAGAGTTTGAGCCTGGCTCAATGGAATCGGGTGCTGGCGGTCAACCTCAATGGGCCGATGCTATTGGCCAAGCACTGTGCACCTTATCTGCGCGCCCATGGCGGGGCGATCGTCAATCTGACCTCGACCCGTGCACGCCAGTCCGAGCCCGATACCGAGGCTTATGCGGCGAGCAAGGGTGGCCTGCTGGCGCTGACCCATGCCCTGGCGATGAGCCTGGGTCCGGAGATCCGTGTCAATGCAGTCAGCCCGGGTTGGATCGATGCGCGTGATCCTGCCCAACGCCGTGCCGAGCCGTTGAGCGATGCTGACCATGCCCAGCATCCTGCGGGCAGGGTAGGGACCGTGGAAGATGTCGCGGCGCTGGTGGCCTGGCTGTTGTCCAGGCAGGCGGGGTTCGTCACTGGTCAGGAGTTTGTGGTCGACGGCGGCATGAGCCGTAAGATGATCTACACCTGA
- a CDS encoding SPOR domain-containing protein, whose product MAVLDKGMKQRMVGALVLVALAVIFLPMLFSREDEMRQVQVDAPQAPAMPSLPQVQVETIQVPEQQPVADLSEQPPVVVDESTAPASTPSQPIAPAPSAVPQAQAPAAKPVAPAPAAKVETRPAATPAPATAASAAKPAAPSKIDANGLPVSWSIQLASLSNRVGADNLQKTLRSQGYNAYIRSADGMNRVYVGPLIERAEAERLRDVINRQHKLKGFVVRFQPERS is encoded by the coding sequence ATGGCAGTGCTGGATAAGGGAATGAAACAGCGCATGGTTGGTGCGCTGGTGCTGGTGGCGCTGGCGGTGATCTTCTTGCCGATGTTGTTCAGCCGCGAGGACGAAATGCGTCAGGTGCAGGTCGATGCGCCGCAGGCGCCGGCGATGCCGAGCTTGCCGCAAGTGCAGGTCGAGACGATCCAAGTGCCTGAGCAGCAGCCGGTAGCGGATCTGTCCGAACAGCCGCCAGTGGTCGTCGATGAGTCGACTGCACCGGCTAGCACGCCGAGCCAGCCGATTGCGCCGGCGCCGTCTGCCGTGCCGCAGGCCCAGGCGCCCGCCGCCAAGCCGGTGGCACCGGCGCCAGCGGCCAAGGTCGAGACCCGTCCGGCGGCAACTCCAGCGCCGGCGACAGCAGCCAGCGCCGCCAAGCCTGCAGCACCGTCGAAGATCGACGCCAATGGCCTGCCGGTGAGCTGGTCGATCCAGTTGGCCAGCCTGTCCAACCGTGTCGGTGCCGATAATCTGCAGAAAACCTTGCGCAGCCAGGGCTACAACGCCTATATCCGTTCTGCCGATGGCATGAACCGGGTGTATGTCGGGCCATTGATCGAGCGCGCCGAGGCCGAGCGTCTGCGTGATGTGATCAATCGCCAGCACAAGCTCAAGGGCTTCGTGGTCAGGTTCCAGCCGGAGCGTAGCTGA
- a CDS encoding NADPH-dependent 2,4-dienoyl-CoA reductase, whose amino-acid sequence MAADRYPHLLAPLDLGFTTLRNRTLMGSMHTGLEERPGGFERMAAYFAERARGGVGLMVTGGIAPNDEGGVYSGAAKLSTEEEADKHRIVTDAVHAADGKICLQILHAGRYAYSPRQVAPSAIQAPINPFKPKELDEEGIEKQIRDFVNCAALAQRAGYDGVEIMGSEGYFINQFLAAHTNHRTDRWGGSYENRMRLAIEIVSRVRAAVGPNFIIIFRLSMLDLVEGGSSWDEIVLLAKAIEKAGATLINTGIGWHEARIPTIATKVPRAAFSKVTAKLRGEVQIPLITTNRINTPEVAEAVLAEGDADMVSMARPFLADPDFVNKAAAGRADLINTCIGCNQACLDHTFGGKLTSCLVNPRACHETELNYLPVAQAKRIAVVGAGPAGLAAATVAAERGHQVTLFDAAGEVGGQFNVAKRVPGKEEFFETLRYFANKVKSTGVELRLNTRVGVDELVSAGFDEIILATGISPRNPAIPGIDHAKVLNYLDVLLERKPVGNRVAVIGAGGIGFDVSEYLVHKGVATSQDREAFWKEWGIDAHLQARGGVAGIKAQPHAPARQVYLLQRKKTKVGDGLGKTTGWIHRTGLKNKQVQMLNSVEYLGIDDDGLHVRIGDGEPQVLAVDNVVICAGQEPMRELHQGLVAAGQSVHLIGGADVAAELDAKRAINQGSRLAAEL is encoded by the coding sequence ATGGCCGCCGACCGTTACCCGCACCTGCTCGCCCCGTTGGACCTGGGCTTCACCACGCTGCGCAACCGCACCCTGATGGGCTCGATGCACACCGGCCTCGAAGAGCGCCCAGGCGGCTTCGAGCGCATGGCGGCGTACTTTGCCGAGCGCGCCCGTGGCGGAGTCGGCTTGATGGTCACCGGCGGCATTGCCCCCAACGATGAAGGTGGGGTGTACTCGGGCGCGGCCAAGTTGAGCACCGAGGAAGAGGCCGACAAGCACCGCATCGTCACCGACGCCGTGCACGCGGCGGACGGCAAGATCTGTTTGCAGATCCTCCACGCTGGGCGCTATGCCTATAGTCCGCGGCAGGTGGCACCCAGCGCCATTCAAGCGCCGATCAACCCGTTCAAGCCCAAGGAGCTGGACGAGGAGGGCATCGAGAAACAGATCCGCGACTTCGTCAACTGCGCAGCGCTCGCCCAACGTGCCGGTTACGACGGCGTCGAGATCATGGGTTCGGAAGGCTACTTCATCAACCAGTTCCTCGCCGCGCACACCAACCATCGCACCGACCGTTGGGGTGGCAGCTACGAGAACCGCATGCGTCTGGCGATCGAGATCGTCAGCCGCGTGCGTGCAGCGGTAGGACCGAACTTCATCATCATTTTCCGCCTGTCGATGCTCGACCTGGTCGAGGGCGGCAGCAGCTGGGACGAGATCGTGCTGTTGGCCAAGGCCATCGAAAAGGCCGGCGCCACCCTGATCAACACCGGCATCGGCTGGCACGAGGCGCGGATTCCGACCATTGCCACCAAAGTACCGCGCGCGGCCTTCAGCAAGGTCACCGCCAAATTGCGCGGCGAGGTGCAGATTCCGCTGATCACCACCAACCGCATCAACACCCCGGAAGTGGCCGAAGCGGTGCTGGCCGAAGGCGATGCCGACATGGTGTCCATGGCCCGGCCGTTCCTGGCCGACCCAGACTTCGTCAACAAGGCCGCTGCTGGCCGTGCTGATCTGATCAATACCTGCATCGGCTGCAACCAGGCCTGCCTGGACCACACCTTTGGCGGCAAGTTGACCAGTTGCCTGGTCAACCCACGGGCCTGCCACGAAACCGAGCTCAACTACCTGCCGGTGGCCCAGGCCAAGCGCATCGCGGTAGTCGGCGCCGGCCCGGCTGGGCTGGCCGCCGCCACCGTGGCCGCCGAGCGTGGTCACCAGGTGACCCTGTTCGATGCGGCGGGCGAAGTTGGCGGGCAGTTCAACGTGGCCAAGCGGGTGCCGGGCAAGGAAGAATTCTTCGAGACCCTGCGCTACTTTGCCAACAAAGTGAAATCCACTGGGGTCGAGCTGCGCCTCAATACCCGGGTGGGCGTCGATGAGCTGGTGTCCGCCGGCTTTGACGAGATCATCCTCGCCACCGGTATCTCCCCCCGCAACCCAGCCATCCCCGGCATCGACCACGCCAAGGTGCTCAACTACCTGGACGTGCTGCTCGAGCGCAAGCCGGTGGGTAACCGCGTGGCAGTGATTGGCGCGGGCGGGATTGGTTTTGACGTTTCCGAGTACCTGGTACACAAGGGCGTGGCCACCAGCCAGGACCGTGAAGCGTTCTGGAAAGAGTGGGGTATCGATGCCCACCTGCAAGCCCGTGGCGGCGTTGCCGGGATCAAGGCCCAGCCACATGCGCCGGCGCGCCAGGTGTACCTGCTGCAACGCAAGAAAACCAAGGTCGGCGATGGCCTGGGCAAGACCACTGGCTGGATTCACCGCACGGGTTTGAAGAACAAACAGGTGCAGATGCTCAACAGTGTCGAATACCTCGGGATCGATGACGACGGCCTGCATGTGCGCATCGGCGATGGCGAGCCGCAGGTGTTGGCGGTGGATAACGTGGTGATCTGCGCAGGCCAGGAGCCAATGCGCGAATTGCACCAAGGCTTGGTTGCGGCGGGGCAGTCGGTGCACCTGATCGGCGGCGCCGATGTGGCAGCTGAGTTGGATGCCAAGCGGGCGATCAATCAAGGCTCGCGCTTGGCGGCTGAGCTGTAG
- the purF gene encoding amidophosphoribosyltransferase: MCGITGIVGKSNVNQALYDALTVLQHRGQDAAGIVTSHDGRLFLRKDNGLVRDVFQQRHMQRLVGHMGIGHVRYPTAGSSTSAEAQPFYVNSPYGITLAHNGNLTNVEQLAKEIYESDLRHVNTNSDSEVLLNVFAHELAVRGKLQPTEEDVFAAVSHVHSRCVGGYAVVAMITGYGIVGFRDPNGIRPVVFGQRHTDEGVEYMIASESVALDVLGFTLIRDLAPGEAVYITEEGQLYTKQCATNPQLKPCIFEHVYLARPDSIMDGVSVYKARLRMGEKLAEKIRRERPEHDIDVVIPIPDTSRTAALELANHLGVKFREGFVKNRYIGRTFIMPGQAARKKSVRQKLNAIELEFRGKNVMLVDDSIVRGTTCKQIIQMAREAGAKNVYFCSAAPAVRYPNVYGIDMPSVHELIAHNRTTDQVAELIGADWLVYQDLPDLIESVGGGKIKIEHFDCAVFDGEYVTGDIDDAYLERIEQARNDAAKVKTQAVSAIIDLYNN, translated from the coding sequence ATGTGTGGCATCACCGGTATTGTCGGTAAGTCGAACGTCAATCAGGCGCTGTATGACGCGCTAACGGTCCTTCAGCACCGCGGCCAGGATGCTGCCGGTATCGTGACCAGCCATGACGGCCGGTTGTTCCTGCGCAAGGACAATGGTCTGGTGCGCGACGTCTTCCAGCAGCGGCACATGCAGCGTCTGGTCGGCCACATGGGTATCGGCCATGTGCGCTACCCGACTGCGGGCAGCTCGACTTCGGCCGAGGCCCAGCCGTTCTACGTCAACTCGCCTTATGGCATCACCCTGGCGCACAACGGCAACTTGACCAACGTCGAGCAGCTGGCCAAGGAGATCTACGAGTCTGACCTGCGCCACGTCAACACCAACTCCGATTCGGAAGTGTTGCTCAACGTGTTCGCCCACGAGTTGGCCGTACGCGGCAAGCTGCAGCCGACCGAAGAAGATGTGTTCGCTGCGGTTTCCCATGTTCACAGCCGCTGCGTCGGCGGCTACGCGGTCGTGGCGATGATCACCGGCTACGGCATCGTCGGCTTCCGTGACCCTAACGGTATCCGCCCGGTGGTATTTGGCCAGCGTCACACCGACGAAGGCGTCGAGTACATGATCGCCTCGGAAAGCGTGGCGCTGGACGTGCTCGGCTTCACCCTGATCCGCGACCTGGCGCCGGGCGAGGCGGTGTACATCACCGAAGAAGGCCAACTGTACACCAAGCAGTGCGCGACCAATCCGCAGCTCAAGCCGTGCATCTTCGAACACGTCTACCTGGCCCGTCCTGACTCGATCATGGATGGCGTCTCGGTGTACAAGGCGCGTCTGCGCATGGGTGAGAAGCTGGCCGAGAAAATTCGCCGCGAGCGCCCTGAGCACGACATCGACGTGGTTATCCCGATCCCGGACACCAGCCGCACCGCCGCGCTGGAGCTGGCCAACCACCTGGGCGTCAAGTTCCGCGAAGGGTTCGTCAAGAACCGCTACATCGGCCGTACCTTCATCATGCCCGGCCAGGCCGCGCGCAAGAAATCGGTCCGACAGAAGCTCAACGCCATCGAGCTTGAGTTCCGCGGCAAGAACGTGATGCTGGTCGACGACTCGATCGTGCGTGGCACCACGTGCAAGCAGATCATCCAGATGGCCCGCGAGGCCGGTGCCAAGAACGTCTACTTCTGCTCCGCCGCTCCGGCGGTGCGTTACCCCAACGTCTACGGCATCGACATGCCGAGTGTTCACGAACTGATCGCCCACAACCGTACCACCGACCAGGTGGCCGAGTTGATCGGCGCCGATTGGCTGGTCTACCAAGACCTGCCAGACCTGATCGAATCGGTCGGTGGCGGCAAGATCAAGATCGAGCATTTCGATTGCGCAGTGTTCGACGGTGAGTACGTCACCGGCGACATCGACGACGCCTATCTGGAACGCATCGAGCAGGCCCGCAACGATGCGGCCAAGGTCAAGACCCAGGCAGTCAGCGCGATCATCGACCTGTACAACAACTGA
- a CDS encoding O-succinylhomoserine sulfhydrylase, which translates to MSDQWDAGRLDSDLEGVGFDTLAVRAGQYRTPEAEHSDPLFFTSSYVFRTAADAAARFAGETPGNVYSRYTNPTVRAFEERLAALEGAEQAVGTSTGMSAILSTVMALCSAGDHVLVSQSVFGSTISLFEKYFKRFGVQVDYVPLADLSGWERGIKANTKLLFVESPSNPLAELVDIAALAEIAHARGAMLVVDNCFSTPALQQPLKLGADIVVHSATKFIDGQGRCMGGAVAGRSEQMKEVVGFLRTAGPTLSPFNAWVFLKGLETLKLRMRAHCEGAKALAQWLEQQEGVEKVHYAGLASHPQHELAKRQMSDFGAVVSFEVKGGKDGAWRFIDATRLLSITANLGDSKTTITHPATTSHGRLSPQEREAAGIRDSLIRIAVGLEDVADLQADLARGLAAL; encoded by the coding sequence ATGAGTGATCAATGGGATGCCGGGCGACTGGACAGCGACCTGGAGGGTGTCGGTTTCGACACCCTGGCGGTGCGCGCCGGTCAGTACCGCACGCCGGAGGCCGAACACAGCGACCCGCTGTTCTTCACCTCCAGCTATGTATTCCGCACGGCTGCCGATGCGGCTGCGCGCTTTGCCGGTGAAACACCGGGCAACGTTTATTCGCGCTACACCAACCCGACCGTGCGCGCCTTCGAAGAGCGCCTGGCGGCGCTGGAAGGTGCAGAACAGGCCGTGGGTACGTCCACGGGCATGTCGGCGATCCTGTCCACGGTGATGGCGCTGTGCAGCGCCGGTGACCATGTGCTGGTGTCGCAGAGCGTGTTCGGTTCGACCATCAGCCTGTTCGAGAAGTATTTCAAGCGCTTTGGCGTGCAAGTGGACTACGTGCCGCTGGCTGACCTGAGCGGTTGGGAGCGGGGCATCAAGGCCAACACCAAGCTGCTGTTCGTCGAGTCGCCATCCAACCCCTTGGCGGAGCTGGTGGATATCGCCGCGCTGGCCGAGATCGCCCATGCCCGTGGTGCGATGCTGGTGGTGGACAACTGCTTCAGCACCCCGGCGCTGCAGCAGCCGCTCAAGCTCGGGGCCGACATCGTCGTGCATTCGGCGACCAAGTTCATCGACGGCCAGGGCCGTTGCATGGGCGGCGCCGTGGCGGGTCGTAGCGAGCAGATGAAAGAAGTGGTGGGCTTCCTGCGCACTGCGGGGCCGACCTTGAGTCCATTCAACGCCTGGGTGTTCCTCAAGGGTCTGGAAACGCTCAAGTTGCGCATGCGTGCCCACTGCGAGGGCGCCAAGGCGCTGGCGCAGTGGCTGGAGCAGCAAGAGGGCGTGGAGAAAGTCCATTACGCCGGTCTTGCCAGCCATCCACAGCACGAGTTGGCCAAGCGCCAGATGAGCGATTTCGGCGCAGTGGTGAGCTTTGAGGTCAAGGGCGGCAAAGACGGCGCCTGGCGCTTCATCGATGCCACGCGTCTGCTTTCGATCACCGCTAACCTGGGTGACAGCAAGACCACCATCACCCACCCGGCCACCACCTCCCACGGCCGTCTGTCGCCGCAAGAGCGCGAGGCTGCCGGAATCCGCGACAGCCTGATCCGCATTGCAGTGGGCCTGGAAGATGTCGCTGACCTGCAAGCCGACCTGGCACGTGGGCTGGCTGCGCTGTGA
- a CDS encoding DUF2242 domain-containing protein: MSRSSVFGALGLALVLAGVSGCSSKKTAVYEHENFDDSGTFSRSFPVSEAGSCEAARRALLSQGYIITSSGANQIAGNKSFQQNSENHLQISFNVTCAPDSSDEQRSTMFANALQDRYALKKSNTSASLGVGVLGSVSMPIGSSDDSMVKVASETVTAPQFYERYFALVESFLPKPKKTKKAQPQAEAPKADKPAPALGLPEQAPSALAPAPQGTPAVAASEQPAATAPVEAPIAAPPTEPIAPPPPAAVAPASEVQPAPAVDDSQGSQPIAPPSEATPIQVQQQAPATEPAPAPL, encoded by the coding sequence ATGTCCAGATCATCCGTCTTCGGTGCGCTCGGGCTGGCCCTTGTGCTGGCGGGCGTATCCGGTTGCTCCTCGAAAAAAACCGCAGTCTACGAGCACGAGAACTTCGATGACTCGGGCACCTTCTCGCGCAGCTTCCCGGTCAGTGAAGCCGGCTCCTGCGAGGCCGCCCGTCGTGCCTTGCTCAGCCAGGGCTACATCATCACCAGCAGCGGTGCCAATCAGATCGCTGGCAACAAAAGCTTTCAGCAGAACAGCGAAAACCACCTGCAGATCAGCTTCAACGTCACCTGCGCGCCTGACAGCAGCGACGAACAGCGCTCGACCATGTTCGCCAACGCCCTGCAGGATCGCTATGCGCTGAAAAAATCCAACACCTCTGCCAGCCTTGGCGTCGGTGTATTGGGCTCGGTGTCGATGCCCATTGGCTCTAGCGACGACTCCATGGTCAAGGTTGCCAGCGAGACGGTGACTGCGCCGCAGTTCTACGAGCGTTATTTCGCCTTGGTCGAAAGCTTCCTGCCCAAACCGAAGAAAACCAAGAAGGCCCAGCCCCAGGCTGAGGCGCCGAAAGCTGACAAACCAGCACCGGCCTTGGGCCTGCCTGAGCAGGCACCTTCCGCCTTGGCGCCAGCACCGCAGGGCACGCCTGCGGTTGCCGCCAGCGAGCAGCCTGCGGCTACAGCACCGGTCGAGGCACCGATTGCAGCGCCTCCGACTGAGCCCATTGCGCCCCCACCGCCTGCCGCAGTTGCGCCTGCCAGTGAAGTTCAGCCAGCGCCGGCGGTGGATGACAGTCAGGGCTCCCAGCCGATTGCGCCGCCTAGCGAGGCTACGCCAATCCAAGTGCAGCAACAGGCTCCCGCCACTGAGCCGGCTCCTGCGCCGCTTTAA
- a CDS encoding AraC family transcriptional regulator — MPRPRVRLGDLSVGFVQPLAEALRQSGHDPLPLLQRYGLDAARVAEPCARLSIPRYMHLGHAAIELSGDPALGLRMGQLSRLAQAGLAGVTAAQAPSVGEAARTLLRYEPLYAANYRGRSLFIEDAQGAWLRFYSISPYNGYNRFVVDSLLAGWLAQLGQLAGIQVLAERMDIEFDAPHYASQYQALCSNNVQFGAAHNQLRLSRETLSLVNPQHCPSTWQHLLQLCEAELAQRTRVRSLGERITHLLGPLLNGGREPDLEEVAQHLELPTWTLRRKLAEEGTRFRNLLNDTRRDLAETYIRDTELAFGEIAYLLGFASAEAFQRAFKRWTGLTPGEFRRNQRRTG; from the coding sequence ATGCCGCGCCCCCGCGTACGCCTGGGTGACCTTTCGGTAGGTTTCGTCCAGCCGCTGGCCGAGGCATTGCGCCAGTCAGGCCACGACCCGCTGCCGCTGCTGCAACGCTATGGGCTGGATGCGGCGCGCGTTGCCGAGCCCTGCGCACGCCTGTCGATCCCGCGCTACATGCACCTGGGGCATGCCGCCATCGAGCTCAGTGGCGATCCAGCACTGGGCCTGCGCATGGGGCAACTGAGCCGCCTGGCCCAGGCGGGCCTGGCTGGCGTCACTGCGGCCCAGGCACCCAGCGTAGGTGAAGCTGCGCGTACCTTGCTGCGCTACGAGCCGCTGTATGCGGCCAACTATCGCGGCCGCTCGCTGTTCATCGAGGACGCTCAGGGTGCCTGGCTGCGCTTCTACTCGATCAGCCCCTACAACGGCTACAACCGCTTCGTGGTCGACTCGCTGCTGGCCGGCTGGCTGGCCCAGCTGGGTCAGTTGGCAGGCATACAGGTGTTAGCCGAGCGCATGGACATCGAATTCGATGCCCCGCACTATGCAAGCCAGTACCAAGCCCTGTGCAGCAACAACGTGCAGTTCGGCGCGGCGCACAATCAATTGCGCCTGAGCCGAGAAACGCTGTCGCTGGTCAATCCCCAGCACTGCCCCAGCACCTGGCAGCACCTGTTACAGCTGTGCGAGGCAGAACTCGCCCAGCGTACCCGTGTGCGTAGCCTTGGCGAGCGCATTACCCATCTGCTCGGGCCATTGCTCAATGGCGGCCGGGAACCTGACCTGGAAGAGGTGGCGCAGCATCTGGAACTGCCAACCTGGACCTTGCGGCGCAAGCTGGCCGAAGAAGGCACGCGGTTTCGCAACCTGCTCAACGACACGCGGCGCGACTTGGCCGAGACCTATATCCGCGACACGGAACTGGCCTTTGGCGAGATCGCCTATCTGTTGGGGTTTGCCTCGGCTGAGGCCTTCCAGCGCGCATTCAAGCGTTGGACGGGCCTGACGCCGGGAGAGTTTCGCCGCAATCAGCGGCGCACCGGCTAG
- a CDS encoding CvpA family protein yields the protein MAFTWVDWAIIAIIAVSTLISLTRGFVKEALSLIIWIVAGAVAWMFGGSLSQYLESYIQTPSARVIAGCTILFIATLIVGAMLNFLIGELIRVTGLSGTDRFLGMAFGAARGALLVVVAVGLLSLGPVQQDPWWQESRLIPQFLLVADWSKNLILGMTGQWMSSGVSVPADLPFKEQLLGPARP from the coding sequence GTGGCATTTACCTGGGTTGATTGGGCGATCATCGCGATCATCGCCGTTTCCACATTGATCAGTCTTACGCGCGGCTTCGTCAAGGAAGCCCTGTCGCTTATCATCTGGATAGTGGCGGGCGCTGTAGCCTGGATGTTCGGCGGTTCGTTGTCGCAGTACCTGGAAAGCTATATCCAGACGCCTTCGGCACGGGTCATCGCCGGCTGTACCATTCTTTTCATCGCCACCCTGATCGTTGGGGCGATGCTCAATTTCCTCATAGGCGAGCTGATCCGCGTAACCGGGCTGTCCGGTACCGATCGCTTCCTGGGCATGGCCTTTGGCGCCGCCCGGGGTGCCTTGCTGGTCGTCGTGGCGGTCGGGCTGCTGAGCCTGGGGCCGGTGCAACAGGATCCGTGGTGGCAGGAATCACGCCTGATACCACAATTTCTATTGGTCGCTGACTGGTCAAAAAACCTTATCCTAGGGATGACCGGTCAGTGGATGTCCAGTGGGGTCAGCGTACCTGCTGATCTTCCGTTCAAGGAACAGTTGCTCGGGCCTGCCAGGCCTTGA